From Natrinema amylolyticum, the proteins below share one genomic window:
- a CDS encoding ABC transporter substrate-binding protein, with product MGTAGIAGLAGCIRSNSVEADGPAEELIQEGFAATGIEPPFETTIAVTEGTERSRFAELLAAELEDTGFFDISIAEYKWTTYLDLLTAAADEGENALFIVSWTGGWDPDDYVNMLFHSDSHTPGGLNVNHYADETVDEYIDSGLEETVTAERVEIYRRLQERLVADSPVSVVRFSEAAHVWDADAVSGWQAYPLQTGTYNAVYAPWADVFTKLEGTDEFVGDLGSDISTTDPVSMNDTASSQATQLVYEGLTGVDFDGTVQPVLADGWKRLDATSYRFSLREGVRFHNGEELTAAHVKGSFERYEGEAREADVFDWYDGSEIVDDYTIDIDCWREYGPFERRLFDLPIVPMAAIDGDLDLESTPIGTGPYRFADYRAGDDCRLERFDDYWFEGSQTVPATAPVETVRLEIITETASRQGALEAGNIDFSDGVPPASLADLDADDAYGVDRHVGGGFDMLIYPCYRDPFSSDAVRRGCNMLIPRERIVEEVYHGVGRPAYTPISPLLEAYTDEAFQKRIADEYVRSD from the coding sequence GTGGGTACGGCCGGAATCGCCGGATTGGCCGGCTGTATTCGCAGCAACAGTGTCGAAGCCGATGGCCCGGCCGAGGAGCTGATTCAGGAGGGGTTCGCGGCGACCGGCATCGAGCCGCCGTTCGAAACGACGATCGCCGTCACCGAAGGCACCGAGCGAAGCCGCTTCGCTGAACTCCTCGCGGCCGAACTCGAGGACACCGGCTTCTTCGATATCTCGATCGCGGAATACAAGTGGACGACCTATCTCGACCTGCTGACCGCAGCGGCCGACGAGGGCGAAAACGCCCTCTTCATCGTCAGTTGGACCGGTGGCTGGGATCCCGACGACTACGTCAACATGCTGTTTCACTCGGACAGCCACACGCCCGGTGGGCTCAACGTGAACCACTACGCCGACGAGACCGTCGACGAGTACATCGACAGCGGACTCGAGGAGACGGTCACCGCCGAACGGGTCGAGATCTACCGGCGGCTACAGGAGCGGCTGGTCGCCGACTCGCCGGTCTCGGTCGTTCGATTCAGCGAAGCGGCACACGTCTGGGACGCCGACGCCGTCAGCGGCTGGCAGGCATATCCGCTCCAGACGGGAACGTACAACGCGGTGTACGCCCCCTGGGCGGACGTCTTCACGAAGCTCGAGGGGACCGACGAGTTCGTCGGCGATCTCGGGAGCGACATCTCGACGACCGATCCCGTGTCGATGAACGACACCGCCTCGAGTCAGGCGACACAGCTCGTCTACGAGGGGCTTACCGGTGTCGACTTCGACGGGACGGTGCAGCCGGTCCTGGCCGACGGCTGGAAGCGACTCGACGCGACGAGTTACCGGTTTTCCCTCCGAGAGGGCGTCCGGTTTCACAACGGCGAGGAGCTCACCGCCGCCCACGTCAAGGGCTCGTTCGAACGCTACGAGGGCGAAGCGCGCGAGGCCGACGTCTTCGACTGGTACGACGGCAGCGAGATCGTCGACGACTACACGATCGACATCGACTGCTGGCGGGAGTACGGCCCCTTCGAACGGCGACTGTTCGACCTTCCGATCGTCCCCATGGCGGCCATCGACGGTGACCTCGACCTCGAGTCGACCCCGATCGGAACCGGGCCCTATCGGTTCGCCGACTATCGAGCGGGCGACGACTGTCGACTGGAGCGGTTCGACGACTACTGGTTCGAGGGCTCGCAGACGGTCCCGGCGACGGCACCGGTCGAGACCGTGCGACTCGAGATCATCACCGAAACGGCGTCGCGACAAGGCGCACTCGAGGCCGGAAATATCGACTTCAGTGACGGCGTGCCGCCGGCGAGTCTCGCGGATCTGGACGCCGACGACGCGTACGGCGTCGATCGCCACGTCGGCGGCGGGTTCGATATGCTGATCTACCCGTGCTACCGCGATCCGTTTTCCAGCGACGCCGTTCGGCGGGGCTGTAACATGCTGATTCCGCGCGAGCGGATCGTCGAGGAGGTGTATCACGGGGTCGGCCGACCGGCCTACACGCCGATCTCGCCGCTGCTCGAGGCGTACACCGACGAGGCGTTCCAGAAACGAATCGCCGACGAATACGTCCGTTCGGACTGA
- a CDS encoding ABC transporter permease, protein MSLGRYVLTRLSVTVPVLLGVSALTFSFIHALPGDPIDALVGFRNVSPATEAAIRAEYHLDRPVWEQYLLWLRDALFLEFGESPITGRSVTATVGRRLPATLALGGAAWLLALAIGVPAGIVAAVRRGEPADEFSRLAALAGIATPNFWLGLVLLLVFGVRLGWVRVIPPDAPLASLAMAKFMVLPTITLGTASAALVTRLLRSSMLQELDAAYVRTARAKGLRERTVILKHVLRNALLPVVTVAGLQLAFLVDGAVVVEQIFSWPGMGRLLVRSILERDYPVIQAAVLLIGVSIVLANLLVDVVYAILDPRIRY, encoded by the coding sequence ATGTCGCTCGGTCGCTACGTCCTCACGCGGCTGTCGGTCACGGTTCCGGTCCTGCTCGGTGTCTCCGCGCTGACGTTCTCGTTCATCCACGCGCTCCCGGGCGATCCGATCGACGCCCTCGTCGGGTTTCGGAACGTCAGTCCCGCCACCGAGGCCGCGATCCGGGCCGAGTACCATCTCGACCGACCGGTCTGGGAACAGTACCTGCTGTGGCTGCGGGACGCACTGTTCCTCGAGTTCGGCGAATCGCCGATCACCGGTCGAAGCGTCACGGCGACCGTCGGCCGGCGGCTGCCCGCGACGCTCGCCCTCGGCGGGGCCGCGTGGCTGCTCGCGCTCGCGATCGGCGTCCCCGCGGGCATCGTCGCCGCGGTCAGGCGCGGCGAGCCGGCCGACGAGTTCAGTCGGCTCGCCGCACTCGCCGGCATCGCGACGCCGAACTTCTGGCTCGGGCTCGTCCTCCTGCTCGTCTTCGGCGTCCGACTCGGCTGGGTTCGGGTGATCCCGCCGGACGCGCCGCTGGCGAGCCTCGCGATGGCGAAGTTCATGGTCCTGCCGACGATCACGCTCGGAACCGCCTCGGCCGCGCTCGTCACCCGGCTACTGCGGTCGTCGATGCTCCAGGAACTCGACGCGGCCTACGTTCGGACCGCGCGCGCGAAGGGACTGCGCGAGCGGACGGTGATCCTGAAACACGTCCTGCGAAACGCCTTACTCCCGGTCGTGACGGTCGCCGGTCTCCAACTCGCGTTCCTGGTCGACGGCGCCGTCGTGGTCGAACAGATCTTCTCCTGGCCGGGCATGGGGCGGCTGCTGGTCCGGTCAATCCTGGAGCGAGACTACCCGGTCATTCAGGCCGCCGTCCTGCTCATCGGCGTCTCGATCGTCCTCGCGAACCTGCTCGTCGACGTCGTCTACGCGATACTCGACCCGCGCATTCGATACTAA
- a CDS encoding ABC transporter ATP-binding protein, with product MALLEVEDLVVQFYTDDGVVRAVDGISYEIRAGETVGLVGESGAGKSVATLALLRLIREPGEIVGGEIRFDGRDFLECSADELREIRGNDVAMVFQDADAALNPVYTVGEQIAEAIRAHEAVTDREARDRAIALLERVGIPDATARYSDYPHEFSGGMQQRVVIAMALSCDPALLLCDEPTTGLDVTVQAGILELLADLARESDTAIQLVTHDLGVVAELCDRVLVQYAGQLVERAPVEELYYDPKHPYTVGLLASIPRLGDDRDRLATVPGTMPSLVDPPTGCRFHPRCPYAEEACARRDPPLVESESRTPAADTGPDAHLAACLEYTGDLEDGLEYEVQVRDDEREDETDDSRRDRESGDRDHRGETR from the coding sequence ATGGCGCTGCTCGAGGTCGAGGACCTCGTCGTCCAGTTCTACACCGACGACGGCGTGGTCCGGGCCGTCGACGGCATCAGCTACGAGATCCGTGCTGGCGAGACGGTCGGACTGGTCGGCGAGAGCGGGGCCGGCAAGAGCGTCGCCACCCTCGCGCTCCTCCGCCTGATCCGCGAGCCCGGCGAGATCGTCGGCGGCGAGATCCGGTTCGACGGGCGGGACTTCCTCGAGTGCTCGGCCGACGAACTCCGGGAGATCCGCGGCAACGACGTCGCGATGGTGTTTCAGGACGCCGACGCCGCGCTCAATCCGGTCTACACCGTCGGCGAACAGATCGCCGAAGCGATTCGCGCCCACGAGGCCGTCACCGACCGCGAGGCCCGCGATCGGGCGATCGCCCTCCTCGAGCGGGTCGGGATCCCGGACGCGACCGCACGATATTCCGACTACCCCCACGAGTTCTCCGGGGGAATGCAACAGCGGGTCGTCATCGCGATGGCGCTGTCCTGCGATCCCGCCCTCCTGCTCTGTGACGAACCGACGACGGGCCTCGACGTCACCGTTCAGGCCGGCATTCTCGAATTGCTCGCGGACCTCGCCCGGGAGTCCGACACGGCGATCCAGCTCGTCACGCACGACCTCGGGGTCGTCGCGGAACTGTGCGATCGTGTGCTGGTCCAGTACGCCGGGCAGCTCGTCGAACGTGCGCCGGTCGAAGAGTTGTACTACGATCCCAAACACCCCTACACCGTCGGACTGCTGGCGTCGATTCCCCGCCTCGGCGACGATCGCGACCGCCTCGCGACGGTGCCCGGGACGATGCCGAGCCTCGTCGACCCGCCGACGGGCTGTCGGTTTCATCCGCGCTGTCCCTACGCCGAGGAGGCGTGTGCCCGGCGGGACCCGCCGCTCGTCGAGTCCGAATCGAGGACGCCGGCCGCCGATACCGGCCCCGACGCGCACCTCGCCGCCTGTCTCGAGTACACCGGCGACCTCGAGGACGGGCTGGAGTACGAGGTGCAGGTGCGAGACGACGAGCGCGAGGACGAGACGGACGATTCGCGTCGCGACCGGGAGTCCGGGGACCGGGATCATCGAGGTGAGACGCGATGA
- a CDS encoding ABC transporter permease, translating into MSDRPPTTDRGRIHIVGFDDAESDGRGDADSAGRRDADSSGDDADSPTATMGTSEGRGRRRLEEAWHRFHRNRTAMVGLAIIVVMALLAVFARPIEVSTAEYTITLQPVSLAPYDPARQFVGPTNAPPSWDHPFGTDWAGRDQLSRVLVGGRYTLSVGLIAVSLALCIGVPLGAIAGYFGGWVDEIIMRVVDVLYAFPFLVLAIGIVAILGRGFWKLVVALVVTGWIGYARLLRGEVLSVREREYVTAARALGVPDRTIVRRHVVPNAIAPVVVQATLNVGTVVLTAAALGFLGLGPESGAAEWGAMLSRGRDSLVQGHWHVTVFPGLAIFLFVLAINLVGDGINDALDPHRDASDERRRMR; encoded by the coding sequence ATGAGCGACCGACCACCGACCACCGACCGCGGCCGGATTCACATCGTCGGCTTCGACGACGCGGAGTCGGACGGCCGCGGAGACGCAGACTCGGCGGGCCGCAGAGACGCGGACTCGAGCGGCGATGACGCCGACTCACCGACGGCGACGATGGGAACGTCCGAGGGACGGGGACGCCGCCGCCTCGAGGAGGCGTGGCACCGGTTCCACCGGAATCGAACGGCGATGGTCGGGCTGGCGATCATCGTCGTCATGGCGCTGCTCGCGGTCTTCGCTCGCCCGATCGAGGTCTCGACGGCGGAGTACACGATCACGCTCCAGCCCGTGTCGCTGGCTCCGTACGATCCCGCCCGACAGTTCGTCGGCCCGACGAACGCCCCGCCGTCGTGGGACCATCCGTTCGGCACTGACTGGGCGGGCCGCGATCAGTTATCTCGAGTGCTCGTCGGCGGCCGCTACACGCTGAGTGTCGGCCTCATCGCCGTCTCGCTGGCGCTGTGTATCGGGGTTCCGCTGGGCGCGATCGCCGGCTATTTCGGCGGCTGGGTCGACGAAATCATCATGCGAGTCGTCGACGTGCTGTACGCCTTTCCGTTCCTGGTCCTCGCGATCGGGATCGTCGCGATCCTCGGACGGGGCTTCTGGAAGCTGGTAGTGGCGCTCGTCGTCACCGGCTGGATCGGCTACGCCAGACTGTTGCGCGGCGAAGTCCTCTCCGTCCGCGAACGCGAGTACGTGACGGCGGCCAGGGCGCTCGGCGTCCCCGACCGAACGATCGTCCGCAGGCACGTCGTCCCGAACGCAATCGCGCCCGTCGTCGTGCAGGCGACGCTCAACGTCGGTACGGTCGTCCTCACGGCGGCAGCGCTCGGCTTCCTCGGACTCGGCCCGGAGTCCGGGGCCGCCGAGTGGGGCGCGATGCTCTCCCGAGGCCGGGACTCGCTCGTCCAGGGTCACTGGCACGTCACGGTCTTCCCCGGGCTCGCGATCTTCCTGTTCGTGCTGGCGATCAACCTCGTGGGCGACGGCATCAACGACGCGCTCGATCCCCATCGGGACGCGAGCGACGAGCGGAGGCGGATGCGCTGA